The DNA segment GACCCGATCCGGTGCCAAATTCTCGACCTGATTTCCCGGTGGAATGCGGAGGAGCCCGCCCGGTGCTGCCCGGACGGGATGTGCGTGTGCGACATACAGGAAGCGCTGGGTTTGAAGCAGTCCAAGGTGTCCTACCACCTGAAGGAACTGAAAAACGCCGGTCTCCTTTATGAGCAGAGGAAGGGCAAGTGGCACTACTACACCGTCAACCGGGAGACCCTGAAGCGGTTCTGCCTGGAGCTGAACCGCCGCTTTTCCCTGAAACTTCCCGGCCTGGAGATGGAAGTGAGGTAAAATGGACAACAACTGGATGGTGCGTCAGGCGGAGGAAAAGGATATCCACCGAATCCGGGAGATTTACAATCAGGGGATCGCCGATCGGATCGCCACCCTGGAGGAAAGGCCCAAGACCCGGGAAGAGATAGAGCGGTGGTTTCGTCAGCGCCCTTCCCGCTACGCGGTGCTGGTGGCGGAGCGGGACGGTTCCGTTCAGGGCTGGGCGTCCCTCAACCCCTATTCCCACCGGTGCGCCTACAGCGGCGTGGCGGATGTCTCCATCTATGTCGATCGTTCGTGGCGCGGGAAGGGAGTCGGCACCCTGCTGCTCGGGGCTCTGGAGGAAAAGGCGAGAGAAAACGGTTTCTACAAGATGGTCC comes from the Planifilum fulgidum genome and includes:
- a CDS encoding arsinothricin resistance N-acetyltransferase ArsN1 family A, translated to MDNNWMVRQAEEKDIHRIREIYNQGIADRIATLEERPKTREEIERWFRQRPSRYAVLVAERDGSVQGWASLNPYSHRCAYSGVADVSIYVDRSWRGKGVGTLLLGALEEKARENGFYKMVLFTFPFNQRGQRLYRKRGFREVGIFRNHGKLDGRFVDVMAMEKLL
- a CDS encoding ArsR/SmtB family transcription factor; this encodes MDCRSDEQLLMVARALSDPIRCQILDLISRWNAEEPARCCPDGMCVCDIQEALGLKQSKVSYHLKELKNAGLLYEQRKGKWHYYTVNRETLKRFCLELNRRFSLKLPGLEMEVR